A window of the Thermostichus vulcanus str. 'Rupite' genome harbors these coding sequences:
- the cbiT gene encoding precorrin-6Y C5,15-methyltransferase subunit CbiT — MSTPFPWPYRTPGIPDSAFERIPGIPMSPREVRVLVLSQLRLGENHCLWDIGAGTGTIAIEAAVLCPKAQVIAVERDAEVVSLIEGNCKKFGLSNVQVIQGTAPDCLQQLSPRPDRICIEGGHPLQEILESCWQYLSPEGRIVATTHSLDGLYGLSAGLAAVRAHHVEVIQSAVNRLEHRGRAQMLVSLDPTFVLSGEK, encoded by the coding sequence ATGTCAACCCCGTTCCCCTGGCCCTACCGCACCCCAGGGATTCCTGACTCTGCCTTCGAGCGTATTCCCGGGATCCCCATGAGCCCACGAGAGGTACGCGTGTTGGTGTTGAGCCAGTTGCGGTTGGGGGAGAACCACTGTTTGTGGGATATCGGTGCTGGTACAGGTACCATCGCCATTGAAGCAGCCGTGCTCTGCCCAAAAGCTCAAGTGATCGCCGTCGAGCGGGATGCGGAGGTTGTCAGCCTCATCGAGGGTAATTGTAAGAAATTCGGTCTGAGCAATGTGCAAGTGATTCAAGGAACGGCCCCAGACTGTCTCCAGCAGCTTTCACCACGACCGGATCGCATTTGCATTGAGGGCGGGCATCCTTTGCAAGAGATCTTGGAGTCCTGCTGGCAATACCTCAGCCCAGAAGGGCGGATTGTGGCTACCACCCATTCTTTAGATGGACTATACGGCCTTTCTGCTGGGTTAGCGGCTGTGCGGGCTCATCACGTAGAGGTGATTCAATCGGCGGTCAATCGTTTAGAACACCGTGGGCGGGCACAAATGCTCGTCTCGCTGGATCCCACCTTTGTTTTGAGTGGCGAAAAGTGA
- a CDS encoding LysR family transcriptional regulator, with protein sequence MNISQLQILVAVVEKGNFSDAALQLHISQSAVSRAIASLEEELGVRLLVRGRFGAHLTPVGERLLRHVRKMLQLREQMDYEANLEKGLRGGSVRVAAFRSAATHLLPPVIARFRQQFPQVTLTLTEEDPATVEQLLRSGQVDIGLLPLPRNADDLETWEIARDEFILLVPHSFGSLPENLTWTDLSHFAYILYNYAECTTAVRNHWEAAQQTLEVAYLVKEDSTIVNMVAQGLGAAILPRLAAIPIPEGIQIRRLPIPLERVIGAAILASALHPPAVFAFLEALRGKPSHSP encoded by the coding sequence ATGAACATCTCGCAACTGCAAATTTTGGTGGCGGTGGTAGAGAAGGGCAACTTCAGCGATGCAGCCCTGCAACTGCACATTTCCCAATCGGCAGTCAGTCGGGCCATTGCCAGCCTTGAAGAAGAACTGGGAGTGAGGCTGCTGGTGCGTGGTCGATTTGGAGCACACCTAACCCCAGTCGGGGAGCGATTGCTGCGCCATGTCCGCAAAATGCTGCAACTGCGCGAACAAATGGATTACGAGGCCAATCTGGAAAAAGGCTTGCGGGGAGGAAGTGTGCGGGTAGCGGCCTTTCGCAGTGCGGCAACCCATCTGTTACCGCCGGTGATTGCACGTTTTCGCCAACAGTTTCCACAAGTTACTCTCACCCTCACCGAAGAGGATCCAGCCACAGTCGAGCAACTGCTGCGCTCCGGTCAGGTGGATATTGGCCTATTGCCGCTGCCCCGCAATGCGGACGATTTGGAAACTTGGGAAATTGCCCGCGACGAATTTATTTTGTTGGTTCCTCACAGTTTTGGATCCCTGCCAGAAAACCTCACCTGGACGGATCTCTCCCATTTTGCTTATATCCTCTACAACTACGCCGAATGCACCACGGCGGTGCGAAACCACTGGGAAGCGGCACAACAAACCCTTGAGGTGGCTTACTTGGTGAAGGAAGACTCCACCATTGTGAACATGGTTGCCCAGGGCTTGGGAGCTGCCATTTTGCCTCGCTTGGCGGCTATTCCTATTCCCGAGGGGATCCAGATCCGTCGCCTGCCAATTCCCTTGGAGCGAGTGATTGGTGCCGCGATACTGGCCTCTGCCCTGCATCCTCCTGCGGTATTTGCCTTCCTAGAGGCATTGCGAGGTAAACCATCCCATTCTCCCTAG
- a CDS encoding redox protein, whose translation MFALLPFRKFRDTPGVRFFDITVPQSNARDLVCHEGPAVSPPNNPQGYWQFYLHPHQEDNLLALSGGRTFYLVNFSWRDPFHIVRLEANREILRIPPGTFHRSVSDPEGSIVLNQAVRDEKATLEHEFRIYDSSRIPRLLQVTSAPAPLPRICA comes from the coding sequence ATGTTTGCCCTGCTACCCTTTCGTAAATTTCGAGATACCCCTGGTGTGCGTTTTTTTGATATCACTGTCCCTCAATCCAATGCTCGGGATCTGGTTTGTCATGAGGGACCAGCCGTTAGCCCACCCAACAATCCCCAGGGCTACTGGCAGTTTTACCTACACCCCCACCAGGAAGATAATTTACTGGCTTTATCCGGCGGGCGCACCTTCTATTTGGTGAACTTTAGCTGGCGGGATCCCTTTCATATTGTGCGGTTAGAAGCGAACCGAGAAATTCTGCGCATTCCCCCCGGGACCTTTCATCGTTCCGTCTCTGATCCAGAGGGATCCATTGTGTTAAACCAAGCGGTGCGGGACGAAAAAGCCACCCTTGAACATGAATTTCGCATCTACGACAGCAGCCGCATTCCCCGATTGTTACAGGTGACCTCCGCCCCCGCTCCGCTGCCTCGGATTTGCGCCTGA